A single window of Candidatus Zymogenaceae bacterium DNA harbors:
- a CDS encoding AzlD domain-containing protein → MRIEILLTLLGMGAVTYLTRVLFIVFLDDEKLSPFVKRCLRFVPVAVLTSITIPLVAAPGGTFSPTWNNPYFLAGFLTAGLAAVTRNLVVTVVGGIGFILLLKTVIL, encoded by the coding sequence ATGCGGATTGAGATTCTCCTGACGCTTTTAGGCATGGGGGCGGTGACATACCTGACCCGGGTGCTGTTTATCGTCTTTCTGGATGATGAAAAGCTCTCGCCCTTTGTGAAGCGATGCCTCAGGTTCGTGCCGGTGGCGGTGCTCACCTCCATCACCATCCCGCTGGTGGCGGCTCCCGGTGGAACATTCTCTCCCACCTGGAATAATCCCTACTTCTTGGCCGGTTTTCTGACGGCGGGGTTGGCGGCGGTGACGAGAAACCTCGTCGTCACGGTCGTGGGCGGCATCGGCTTCATTCTGCTTCTGAAAACAGTGATTCTGTAA
- a CDS encoding AzlC family ABC transporter permease: MTFQRSEIRKGMIDALPIMVSVFPFGLVYGVLAVKSGLTALEALLSSLIVLAGASQFISLPMFAAGVSPWMIIGTVFVVNIRHFIMGAAISGRMKEPEVFPRLIASYFLVDETFALASAVWDTDRTDSVRDYLIGCGIVGGTSWLVSTLVGAVFGNLLGDPTRLGLDFAVAAAFIGLMIPQIKGKPEIVVVLWSAMFSVFFFLFIPGNWYILLGSVLGAVTGALVTHDAD, from the coding sequence ATGACGTTTCAGCGATCCGAAATACGAAAGGGGATGATCGACGCCCTTCCCATCATGGTGTCGGTCTTTCCCTTCGGGCTGGTGTACGGCGTTCTGGCCGTCAAGAGCGGTCTGACGGCGCTCGAGGCGCTGCTCTCGAGCCTTATCGTGCTGGCGGGTGCCTCCCAGTTTATCTCTTTGCCCATGTTCGCCGCGGGCGTCAGCCCCTGGATGATCATCGGGACCGTCTTCGTCGTCAATATCCGCCACTTCATCATGGGTGCGGCGATCTCCGGCAGGATGAAAGAACCGGAGGTGTTCCCTCGGCTCATCGCCTCGTATTTTCTCGTCGATGAGACATTTGCCCTGGCCTCCGCCGTCTGGGATACCGATCGGACCGACTCGGTTCGGGACTACCTGATCGGCTGCGGCATCGTCGGCGGCACATCATGGCTCGTCTCGACGCTTGTGGGCGCCGTGTTCGGAAACCTCCTGGGCGACCCTACAAGGCTCGGGCTCGATTTCGCCGTGGCCGCGGCGTTTATCGGGCTGATGATACCCCAGATCAAGGGAAAGCCGGAGATCGTGGTGGTTCTCTGGTCCGCGATGTTTTCGGTGTTCTTTTTTCTGTTTATCCCCGGGAACTGGTATATCCTCCTGGGATCGGTCCTCGGGGCGGTTACCGGGGCGTTGGTGACACACGATGCGGATTGA
- a CDS encoding CPBP family intramembrane metalloprotease, giving the protein MPPMTDSETTTETHSGRETAIGLAAFICAAAAGLLLPTQGLMSTISLVLLFLSGWMILQLDMPAPATYVLFFILAHLTRILPFYSLGLMLFFPLLVFITICLVFEPLRSGSLWLRRGRITPRGIAVGGVIIAVSCVSLVLWYRLCNPDISEFTAFLPPSSGIALLATGLAFSLVNALTEECIYRGILWEGLHAVTHRWQTALIVQALIFGVAHWWGVPNGIVGIILGIVYGLMMGFVRYVAGGLLLPIAVHIFADLVVFALLLDTAGRLG; this is encoded by the coding sequence ATGCCTCCGATGACGGATAGCGAGACGACAACCGAAACACACAGCGGCCGTGAAACGGCGATCGGGCTTGCGGCGTTCATCTGTGCCGCCGCGGCCGGGCTGCTCCTCCCGACCCAGGGCCTCATGTCGACGATAAGCCTCGTGCTGCTGTTTCTATCCGGGTGGATGATCCTCCAGCTCGACATGCCCGCACCAGCCACATACGTCCTGTTTTTCATCCTCGCCCATCTCACCCGCATCCTCCCCTTTTATTCCCTGGGCCTGATGCTGTTTTTCCCCCTGCTCGTTTTTATCACGATATGTCTCGTCTTTGAGCCTCTGCGGTCGGGATCCCTGTGGCTTCGTCGGGGGCGCATCACCCCACGGGGTATCGCCGTCGGGGGTGTAATCATCGCCGTCAGCTGCGTCTCCCTGGTCCTCTGGTACCGTCTCTGCAACCCGGACATCTCCGAGTTCACAGCATTCCTCCCTCCCTCCTCGGGCATCGCGCTCCTTGCCACAGGCCTCGCCTTTTCGCTGGTGAATGCCCTGACAGAAGAGTGCATCTACCGGGGTATCCTGTGGGAGGGTCTTCACGCCGTCACCCACCGCTGGCAGACGGCACTGATCGTCCAGGCCTTGATATTCGGCGTCGCCCACTGGTGGGGCGTGCCGAACGGTATCGTGGGGATTATCCTGGGGATCGTCTACGGCCTGATGATGGGATTTGTTCGATACGTCGCCGGCGGTCTCCTGCTTCCGATCGCGGTGCACATCTTCGCGGACCTCGTCGTCTTCGCCCTGCTCCTTGACACGGCGGGACGCCTCGGGTGA
- a CDS encoding AMP-binding protein, translated as MTIGNIVARNAVRYPDKEALIFEDTRLTWKDLNDRVNRLADAFLSLGLKKGDKVAMLSENVPAMVETNYALAKIGVVYFPVKTRLLAPDIAHLIDLSDAKALLFHHDFTEMVKGFKEQLGKVDTYIQIGGKKANFAADYEKFLKKGKPKEPNVDVLPDDLYIFLCTGGTTGTSKLAMLTHANSLWAVYTTIEALKITSDDTGLQVLPLFHVIINNCLNSLMAAGAKVVLQHRFDPVQYMKNLSEEKVTVAMVVPPFLFNWIMGVPEAIVYDVTHVKTFVTAAATFPNDLKLEVQKYMPKASLFYSYGLTESSGGNATVLPTDHMFDKEGSIGVVNTVLDYRIVDDGGNDVKTGQPGELILRGPSVISGYYKRDDETKETFKDGWLHTGDIVRQDKDQFIYFVDRRKDMIKTGGENVFAKEVEDALISHPQVQEAAVFGLPDETWGEKIHAAVVRHPGEKVTEDELMAYAKEKLPGYKRPKVIYFLDVLPRNPSGKVMKYRMKEEYDG; from the coding sequence ATGACCATCGGTAATATTGTTGCTCGAAATGCTGTCCGATATCCTGACAAGGAGGCCCTTATATTCGAAGACACCCGCTTGACCTGGAAGGACCTCAACGACCGGGTCAACCGACTGGCTGATGCCTTCCTTTCACTGGGGCTCAAGAAGGGAGACAAGGTGGCCATGCTCTCCGAGAACGTCCCGGCGATGGTGGAGACGAATTACGCCCTGGCCAAGATAGGTGTGGTATACTTTCCGGTGAAAACACGGCTCCTGGCCCCGGACATCGCCCATCTCATCGACCTGTCCGATGCAAAGGCGCTGCTGTTTCATCATGATTTCACGGAGATGGTCAAGGGGTTCAAGGAGCAACTGGGAAAGGTTGACACCTACATCCAGATCGGCGGTAAAAAGGCGAATTTCGCCGCCGATTACGAGAAGTTCCTCAAAAAGGGAAAACCCAAAGAACCCAACGTCGACGTGCTCCCGGACGATCTGTATATATTTCTCTGCACCGGGGGGACCACCGGTACGAGCAAGCTGGCAATGCTCACCCACGCCAACTCCCTGTGGGCGGTCTACACCACCATCGAAGCCCTAAAAATCACCAGCGACGATACCGGCCTTCAGGTATTGCCGCTGTTTCATGTCATCATAAATAACTGTCTCAACTCCCTCATGGCCGCAGGGGCCAAGGTGGTCCTCCAACACCGGTTTGACCCGGTTCAGTACATGAAAAACCTCTCAGAAGAAAAGGTGACGGTGGCGATGGTGGTGCCGCCCTTTCTCTTTAACTGGATAATGGGCGTGCCCGAGGCAATCGTCTATGACGTCACCCACGTCAAGACGTTCGTCACCGCCGCGGCCACATTCCCCAACGATTTAAAATTGGAAGTGCAGAAATACATGCCCAAGGCCTCCCTCTTCTACTCCTACGGCCTGACCGAATCCAGCGGCGGCAACGCCACGGTCCTCCCCACCGATCACATGTTCGACAAAGAGGGATCCATCGGTGTCGTCAATACTGTGCTTGACTACCGTATCGTGGACGACGGCGGGAACGACGTGAAAACGGGTCAACCGGGAGAGCTGATTCTTCGGGGTCCGTCGGTGATCTCCGGCTATTACAAGCGGGACGACGAGACGAAGGAGACGTTCAAAGACGGCTGGCTCCATACGGGCGATATTGTCCGGCAGGACAAGGATCAATTTATCTACTTCGTGGATCGGCGCAAGGATATGATCAAGACCGGCGGGGAGAACGTTTTCGCGAAAGAGGTGGAAGACGCCCTCATCTCTCACCCACAGGTACAGGAGGCGGCGGTATTCGGCCTGCCGGACGAAACGTGGGGAGAAAAAATCCATGCCGCCGTGGTTCGCCATCCCGGAGAGAAAGTGACGGAAGACGAGCTGATGGCGTACGCCAAGGAAAAGCTCCCGGGCTACAAGCGGCCCAAGGTGATCTACTTTTTGGATGTTCTCCCCAGGAACCCCAGCGGCAAGGTGATGAAATACAGGATGAAGGAAGAATACGACGGGTGA